From the genome of Mycteria americana isolate JAX WOST 10 ecotype Jacksonville Zoo and Gardens chromosome 12, USCA_MyAme_1.0, whole genome shotgun sequence, one region includes:
- the KCNJ12 gene encoding ATP-sensitive inward rectifier potassium channel 12: MTAGRVNPYSIVSSEEDGLRLTTMPGINGFGNGKIHTRRKCRNRFVKKNGQCNVEFTNMDDKPQRYIADMFTTCVDIRWRYMLLLFSLAFLVSWLLFGLIFWLIALIHGDLENPGGDDTFKPCVLQVNGFVAAFLFSIETQTTIGYGFRCVTEECPLAVFMVVVQSIVGCIIDSFMIGAIMAKMARPKKRAQTLLFSHNAVVAMRDGKLCLMWRVGNLRKSHIVEAHVRAQLIKPRITEEGEYIPLDQIDIDVGFDKGLDRIFLVSPITILHEINEDSPLFGISRQDLETDDFEIVVILEGMVEATAMTTQARSSYLASEILWGHRFEPVLFEEKNQYKVDYSHFHKTYEVPSTPRCSAKDLVENKFLLPSTNSFCYENELAFMSRDEEEEDDDSRGLEDLSPDNRHEFDRLQATIALDQRSYRRESEI, from the coding sequence ATGACTGCAGGCAGAGTCAACCCTTACAGCATCGTGTCCTCCGAGGAAGACGGGCTGAGGTTGACCACCATGCCAGGTATCAACGGCTTTGGCAATGGGAAAATCCACACCAGGAGGAAATGCAGGAACAGGTTTGTAAAGAAGAACGGTCAGTGCAACGTGGAGTTCACCAACATGGATGACAAGCCGCAGAGGTACATTGCAGACATGTTCACCACGTGCGTTGACATCCGCTGGAGGTATATGCTCTTGCTCTTTTCCCTGGCATTTCTGGTGTCCTGGTTACTGTTTGGGCTGATTTTCTGGCTAATTGCACTCATTCATGGAGACCTAGAAAACCCAGGTGGAGACGATACCTTCAAGCCTTGCGTTCTGCAGGTCAATGGCTTTGtggctgcttttctgttctccatCGAGACCCAAACGACTATTGGTTACGGCTTCCGCTGCGTGACGGAGGAGTGCCCGCTCGCGGTCTTCATGGTGGTGGTTCAGTCCATCGTGGGGTGTATAATTGACTCTTTCATGATTGGTGCAATAATGGCAAAGATGGCCAGGCCCAAAAAACGGGCCCAGACATTACTTTTCAGCCATAATGCAGTAGTGGCAATGCGAGATGGAAAACTCTGCCTGATGTGGAGAGTTGGGAACCTCCGGAAAAGCCACATAGTAGAAGCCCATGTACGAGCTCAGCTAATTAAGCCCAGGATCACAGAAGAAGGGGAGTACATACCACTTGACCAAATAGACATCGATGTGGGGTTTGATAAAGGCTTGGACCGTATCTTCTTGGTGTCCCCCATCACCATTCTCCATGAGATCAACGAAGACAGCCCCTTGTTCGGGATCAGCCGCCAGGACTTGGAGACAGACGACTTTGAGATCGTGGTCATCCTGGAAGGCATGGTAGAAGCCACCGCTATGACGACGCAGGCTCGGAGCTCCTACCTGGCCAGTGAGATCCTCTGGGGCCACCGCTTCGAGCCTGTCTTGTTCGAGGAGAAAAACCAGTACAAAGTAGACTATTCCCACTTCCACAAAACCTACGAGGTCCCTTCCACCCCCCGTTGCAGCGCCAAGGACTTGGTGGAGAACAAATTCCTGCTGCCCAGCACCAACTCCTTCTGCTACGAGAATGAGCTGGCCTTCATGAGCCgcgatgaggaagaggaagacgatGATAGCCGGGGTTTGGAGGACCTGAGCCCGGACAACAGGCACGAGTTCGATAGGCTTCAAGCCACAATAGCATTGGATCAACGGTCATACAGGAGGGAGTCGGAAATATGA